A genomic window from Equus asinus isolate D_3611 breed Donkey chromosome 25, EquAss-T2T_v2, whole genome shotgun sequence includes:
- the CFAP126 gene encoding protein Flattop, whose product MATNYSANQYEKAFSPKYLQNWSPAKPTKQSISSHEGYTQIIANDRGHLLPSVPRSKANPWGSFMGTWQMPLKVPPARVTLTSRTAAGAASLTKWIQKNPDLLKASNGLRPEIFGKPHDPVSQKKLWKSITKTVQQAPSPTIIPSSPASNLSSPDQLQSSHPSAGHTPGHATPVNSFNSPPGSPRVLEHWAGPNLAEVQKCKPGTPERTKGPQ is encoded by the exons ATGGCCACTAACTACAGCGCCAACCAG TATGAAAAAGCGTTCTCACCCAAGTATCTGCAGAACTGGTCTCCCGCCAAGCCAACAAAACAG AGCATTTCTTCTCATGAAGGCTACACTCAGATTATCGCCAATGATCGTGGTCATCTATTGCCTTCAGTGCCCCGTTCCAAG GCAAATCCTTGGGGTTCCTTCATGGGCACCTGGCAAATGCCTCTGAAGGTACCCCCTGCTCGGGTGACCCTGACCTCCCGTACAGCGGCTGGTGCTGCCTCCCTCACCAAATGGATACAGAAAAATCCTGATTTACTCAAGGCCTCCAATGGGCTGCGTCCTGAAATCTTTGGCAAG CCCCATGATCCAGTCAGtcagaagaaactctggaagtcTATCACAAAGACTGTACAACAAGCACCAAGTCCAACCATAATTCCAAGCTCCCCAGCCTCAAATCTCAGTTCCCCGGATCAACTCCAAAGCTCACACCCCTCTGCAGGTCACACTCCAGGTCACGCGACCCCAGTCAACTCTTTTAACAGCCCACCTGGAAGCCCACGTGTGCTAGAACACTGGGCAGGTCCTAATCTAGCCGAAGTCCAGAAATGCAAACCTGGAACTCCAGAAAGGACCAAGGGACCACAGTGA